Proteins found in one Streptococcus mitis genomic segment:
- the clpP gene encoding ATP-dependent Clp protease proteolytic subunit ClpP → MIPVVIEQTSRGERSYDIYSRLLKDRIIMLTGPVEDNMANSVIAQLLFLDAQDSTKDIYLYVNTPGGSVSAGLAIVDTMNFIKADVQTIVMGMAASMGTVIASSGAKGKRFMLPNAEYMIHQPMGGTGGGTQQTDMAIAAEHLLKTRNTLEKILAENSGQSIEKVHADAERDNWMSAQETLEYGFIDEIMANNSLN, encoded by the coding sequence ATGATTCCTGTAGTTATTGAACAAACAAGCCGTGGAGAACGTTCTTACGATATTTACTCACGTCTTCTCAAAGACCGCATCATTATGCTGACAGGCCCAGTTGAAGACAACATGGCCAACTCAGTTATTGCCCAGTTGCTTTTCTTGGATGCCCAAGATAGTACAAAAGATATTTACCTTTATGTCAATACACCTGGGGGTTCCGTTTCAGCTGGTTTGGCAATCGTTGATACTATGAACTTTATCAAGGCTGATGTCCAAACTATCGTTATGGGGATGGCTGCATCTATGGGGACAGTTATCGCATCAAGTGGAGCAAAAGGCAAACGTTTCATGCTTCCAAATGCTGAGTACATGATTCACCAACCAATGGGGGGTACAGGTGGTGGTACTCAACAAACCGATATGGCGATCGCTGCAGAACACTTGCTTAAAACTCGTAATACCTTGGAAAAAATCTTGGCTGAAAATTCAGGTCAGTCAATCGAAAAAGTCCATGCAGATGCAGAACGCGATAACTGGATGAGTGCCCAAGAAACACTCGAATATGGCTTTATTGATGAAATCATGGCCAACAATTCATTGAACTAA
- the upp gene encoding uracil phosphoribosyltransferase encodes MGKIEVINHPLIQHKLSILRRTDTSTKAFRELVDEIAMLMGYEVLRDLPLEDVEIETPITKTVQKQLAGKKLAIVPILRAGIGMVDGLLSLVPAAKVGHIGMYRDEETLQPVEYLVKLPEDIDQRQIFVVDPMLATGGSAILAVDSLKKRGASNIKFVCLVSAPEGVKALQEAHPDVEIFTAALDERLNEHGYIVPGLGDAGDRLFGTK; translated from the coding sequence ATGGGAAAAATTGAAGTTATTAATCACCCACTGATTCAACACAAATTGTCAATCTTGCGTCGTACAGATACTTCTACAAAAGCTTTTCGTGAGCTAGTAGATGAGATTGCAATGTTGATGGGGTATGAAGTACTTCGTGATCTTCCACTAGAAGATGTGGAAATCGAAACACCAATCACAAAAACAGTTCAAAAACAATTGGCAGGTAAGAAATTGGCCATTGTTCCAATCTTGCGTGCGGGTATCGGGATGGTTGATGGTCTCTTGAGCTTGGTTCCAGCTGCTAAGGTTGGTCACATCGGTATGTACCGTGATGAAGAAACGCTTCAACCAGTTGAATACTTGGTAAAATTGCCTGAGGACATTGACCAACGTCAAATTTTTGTAGTAGACCCAATGTTGGCAACAGGTGGCTCAGCAATCTTAGCTGTTGATTCTCTTAAAAAACGTGGCGCATCAAATATCAAATTTGTCTGCCTTGTATCTGCTCCAGAAGGTGTAAAAGCTCTTCAAGAAGCTCATCCAGATGTAGAAATCTTTACAGCAGCCTTGGATGAACGCTTGAACGAACACGGTTATATTGTTCCAGGTCTTGGAGATGCTGGAGACCGCTTGTTCGGTACGAAATAA
- a CDS encoding deoxycytidylate deaminase — protein MTEKRLAWDEYFAAQALLIANRSTCKRAKVGAILVKDNKVISTGYNGSVSGTEHCIDHECLVIEGHCVRTLHAEVNAILQGAERGVPKGFTAYVTHFPCLNCTKQLLQVGCKRVVYINQYRMDDYAQYLYQEKGTELTHLPLETVQTALKEADLM, from the coding sequence ATGACTGAAAAAAGACTAGCATGGGATGAGTATTTTGCAGCCCAAGCCTTACTAATTGCCAATCGTTCCACTTGTAAACGTGCCAAAGTGGGCGCAATTCTGGTAAAGGATAATAAGGTTATTTCCACTGGCTACAATGGTTCGGTGTCAGGGACTGAGCATTGTATTGACCATGAATGTCTGGTTATAGAAGGCCACTGTGTTCGCACTCTTCACGCAGAGGTTAATGCCATTCTACAAGGTGCTGAGCGTGGTGTTCCTAAAGGCTTTACGGCCTATGTAACCCATTTTCCTTGTCTGAATTGCACGAAACAATTGCTCCAGGTCGGTTGCAAGCGCGTGGTTTATATCAACCAGTACAGAATGGACGACTACGCCCAATACCTTTATCAAGAAAAAGGGACAGAATTGACTCATTTACCACTTGAGACCGTACAGACAGCTCTTAAAGAGGCTGATCTAATGTAA
- a CDS encoding TetR/AcrR family transcriptional regulator, with translation MSERRISEKSLENLRKSNQESNLLTREAIETALLQLLEKKDLTKISISELVKRAGVSRAAFYRNYDSKEEILESVFKRTVHNIMEQLHHYDLKTDLYLIWVHLFREARKEARVIQLALDYHLEKIFVQAMQEFLEKYHGKSKGVSSYLHSFWSSAIVSVLLKWIKDGMKVPAEKIADLGLPFFKK, from the coding sequence ATGTCTGAACGTAGAATCTCTGAAAAATCTCTTGAAAATCTCAGAAAATCAAACCAAGAATCCAATTTATTAACTAGAGAAGCCATCGAAACAGCCCTCTTGCAACTCTTGGAAAAAAAGGACCTGACCAAGATTAGTATTTCTGAATTGGTCAAACGTGCAGGCGTTTCGCGTGCGGCCTTTTATCGCAATTATGATTCCAAAGAGGAAATTTTAGAGAGTGTCTTTAAACGAACTGTCCACAATATCATGGAACAGTTGCACCATTATGATTTAAAGACAGACCTTTATCTGATCTGGGTTCACCTTTTCCGGGAGGCCAGAAAGGAAGCCAGAGTGATTCAATTGGCCTTGGATTACCATCTGGAAAAAATCTTTGTCCAAGCCATGCAGGAATTTTTAGAAAAATACCATGGGAAATCAAAAGGTGTCAGCTCTTATCTTCATTCCTTTTGGAGCTCGGCCATCGTTTCTGTCCTTCTAAAATGGATCAAGGATGGCATGAAGGTACCAGCTGAAAAGATTGCAGATTTAGGTTTACCATTTTTTAAAAAATAG
- a CDS encoding DegV family protein has translation MTWKIIADSGCDYRQLAKPAIDTTFVSVPLTIQVADQVFVDDTSLDIDQMMETMYATAEASKSACPSPDDYLRAFEGAKNIFLVSITGTLSGSHNSAQLAKNIYLEEHPDTKIHVIDSLSAGGEVDLLVEKLNNLIDQGLSFEEVVEAITAYQEKTKLLFVLAKVDNLVKNGRLSKLIGTVVGLLNIRMVGEASETGTLELLQKARGPKKAIQAAYEELVKAGYAGGRIVMAQRNNEKCCQQLSERIRENFPQADIKILPTSGLCSFYAEDGGLLMGYEID, from the coding sequence ATGACTTGGAAGATTATTGCTGACTCTGGTTGTGATTATCGTCAACTGGCAAAACCAGCTATTGACACAACCTTTGTAAGTGTCCCCTTAACCATTCAAGTAGCTGATCAGGTCTTTGTTGATGATACCAGTCTTGACATTGACCAAATGATGGAAACCATGTATGCAACTGCAGAAGCTTCAAAATCAGCTTGTCCAAGCCCAGATGATTATTTGCGAGCATTTGAAGGAGCCAAAAACATTTTCCTAGTAAGCATCACAGGTACTCTCTCTGGCAGTCACAATAGTGCTCAACTAGCAAAGAATATTTATCTGGAAGAGCATCCTGACACTAAGATTCATGTAATTGATAGCTTGTCTGCTGGCGGGGAAGTTGACTTGCTCGTAGAAAAATTAAATAATTTGATTGACCAAGGCTTATCTTTTGAAGAAGTGGTTGAAGCTATCACTGCCTATCAAGAAAAAACCAAGTTGCTCTTTGTTCTAGCCAAAGTCGATAACTTGGTGAAGAACGGCCGTTTGAGCAAGCTTATCGGTACGGTCGTTGGCCTTCTAAATATCCGCATGGTCGGAGAAGCTAGTGAAACTGGAACCCTCGAATTGCTACAAAAAGCAAGAGGACCAAAGAAAGCGATTCAGGCAGCATATGAAGAGTTAGTGAAAGCTGGATATGCGGGTGGCCGTATTGTCATGGCCCAACGCAATAACGAGAAATGTTGTCAGCAACTCTCAGAGCGAATCCGTGAAAATTTCCCACAGGCGGATATTAAAATTCTCCCAACCTCTGGCCTCTGCAGTTTCTATGCAGAAGATGGTGGTTTGCTGATGGGATATGAAATTGATTAA
- a CDS encoding NAD(P)/FAD-dependent oxidoreductase translates to MKHFDTIVIGGGPAGMMATISSSFYGQKTLLIEKNRKLGKKLAGTGGGRCNVTNNGTLDDLLAGIPGNGRFLYSVFSQFDNHDIINFFTENGVKLKVEDHGRVFPASDKSRTIIEALEKKITELGGQVATQTEIVSVKKNDNQFVLKSTDQTFTCDKLIVTTGGKSYPSTGSTGFGHEIARHFKHTITELEAAESPLLTDFPHKALQGISLDDVTLSYGKHVITHDLLFTHFGLSGPAALRMSSFVKGGEVLSLDVLPQLSENELAAFLEENREKSLKNALKTLLPERLAEFLVQGYPDKVKQLTEKEREQLLQSIKGLKIPVTGKMSLAKSFVTKGGVSLKEINPKTLESKLVPGLHFAGEVLDINAHTGGFNITSALCTGWVAGSNPI, encoded by the coding sequence ATGAAACATTTTGATACTATTGTCATCGGTGGGGGACCTGCTGGCATGATGGCTACGATTTCCAGTAGCTTTTATGGTCAGAAAACCCTCCTCATCGAAAAAAATCGAAAACTTGGAAAAAAATTAGCCGGGACAGGTGGGGGACGCTGCAATGTAACCAACAACGGAACTCTAGACGACCTACTAGCTGGAATCCCCGGAAATGGGCGCTTTCTCTACAGTGTCTTCTCCCAATTTGATAACCATGATATCATTAACTTTTTTACAGAAAATGGTGTTAAACTCAAGGTCGAAGACCACGGACGCGTCTTTCCGGCCAGCGACAAATCTCGAACCATTATCGAAGCTTTAGAAAAGAAAATCACTGAGCTAGGTGGCCAAGTTGCTACTCAAACCGAAATTGTTTCGGTTAAAAAAAACGACAATCAGTTTGTCCTTAAATCCACAGACCAAACTTTCACTTGTGATAAACTTATTGTCACAACAGGTGGTAAATCCTATCCTTCGACTGGTTCTACTGGTTTTGGTCATGAGATTGCCCGTCATTTTAAACACACCATTACCGAGCTTGAGGCCGCTGAAAGCCCTTTGTTGACAGATTTTCCACATAAAGCCTTACAGGGGATTTCACTGGACGATGTGACCCTAAGCTATGGCAAGCATGTCATCACTCACGATTTGCTCTTTACACACTTTGGTTTGTCAGGCCCTGCTGCCCTGCGTATGTCTAGTTTTGTCAAGGGTGGGGAGGTTCTCTCGCTAGATGTTTTGCCTCAACTTTCTGAAAATGAATTGGCTGCATTTCTAGAAGAAAACCGGGAAAAATCCTTGAAAAACGCTTTAAAAACTTTGCTTCCAGAACGCTTGGCAGAATTTCTTGTGCAAGGCTATCCTGACAAAGTCAAACAGTTGACTGAAAAGGAACGAGAACAACTCCTCCAATCTATCAAGGGACTTAAAATTCCTGTAACTGGTAAAATGTCTCTTGCCAAGTCATTTGTTACCAAGGGTGGCGTCAGTCTTAAGGAAATCAATCCTAAAACTCTGGAAAGCAAGCTGGTACCTGGACTTCACTTTGCTGGCGAGGTACTAGATATCAATGCCCACACGGGTGGCTTTAACATCACTTCTGCCCTCTGCACTGGCTGGGTGGCAGGATCAAACCCAATCTAA
- a CDS encoding DUF1697 domain-containing protein — translation MEHIILLRGVTPNGKNAIPKMSYLVDILTEAGFQQVRTYIQSGNIILESNLALEKIREQVHTLIKKKIGADLKIIIKNKDIFKNIVQENPFGEHYLYDRIHVIFYQESIQSLPLEKLKNDYGEEEICIGNHCLYLYLPRTAKQKKLHTNYLEKLFNVDLTMRKLNVVEKLLSK, via the coding sequence TTGGAACATATTATCTTGTTAAGGGGAGTTACTCCTAATGGAAAAAATGCTATCCCTAAAATGTCTTATCTAGTAGATATCTTAACAGAAGCCGGTTTTCAACAAGTTCGAACCTATATTCAAAGTGGTAATATCATTCTTGAAAGTAACTTAGCCTTAGAAAAAATACGAGAACAGGTTCATACTCTAATAAAGAAAAAGATTGGAGCCGATCTCAAAATAATCATTAAGAATAAGGATATTTTTAAAAACATTGTCCAAGAAAACCCTTTTGGAGAACACTATCTTTATGACCGTATACACGTGATTTTTTATCAAGAATCTATTCAAAGTCTCCCTTTAGAAAAATTGAAAAATGATTACGGTGAAGAAGAAATTTGTATCGGTAACCATTGTCTTTACCTCTATCTCCCTAGAACTGCTAAACAAAAGAAACTCCATACCAACTATCTTGAAAAGCTTTTTAATGTAGATTTGACCATGCGAAAACTAAATGTAGTAGAAAAATTATTAAGCAAGTAG
- a CDS encoding MerR family transcriptional regulator produces the protein MYHIKEAAQLSGVSVKTLHHYDKIGLLVPLKSENGYRTYSQEDLERLQVILYYKYLGFSLEKIAELLKEERTDLLPHLTRQLDYLTRERQHLDTLISTLQKTIQEQKGEREMSIQEKFAGFNYQDHQKYHQEAVEKYGQEVMDQALERQKGHEDEATAAFNQVFQALAQNLQAGLPVTATENQEEAAKLLQAIRTYGFDCTIEVFGHIGKGYVYNPEFKENIDKFGTGTAQYTSDVIAHYVQTQTK, from the coding sequence ATGTACCATATAAAAGAAGCTGCGCAGCTTTCGGGCGTCTCGGTCAAGACGCTGCACCACTACGATAAGATAGGGCTTTTGGTTCCTTTAAAGTCGGAAAACGGCTATCGAACATACAGTCAGGAGGATTTGGAGCGACTTCAGGTCATTCTTTATTATAAATATCTTGGCTTTTCTTTAGAAAAAATAGCAGAGCTATTAAAGGAAGAAAGGACAGATTTATTGCCCCATTTGACTAGGCAGTTGGACTATCTAACTCGAGAAAGGCAACATCTGGATACCTTGATTTCCACCTTGCAAAAAACCATTCAAGAACAAAAAGGAGAAAGAGAAATGAGCATTCAAGAGAAATTTGCTGGATTTAACTACCAAGACCATCAAAAATACCATCAAGAAGCGGTAGAAAAATATGGACAAGAAGTCATGGACCAAGCGCTCGAGCGCCAAAAAGGTCACGAAGACGAGGCTACGGCTGCCTTTAACCAAGTCTTTCAAGCATTGGCACAAAATCTTCAAGCTGGTCTACCTGTAACAGCAACCGAAAATCAAGAAGAAGCAGCCAAACTCTTGCAAGCTATTCGTACTTATGGATTTGATTGTACGATTGAAGTATTCGGCCATATCGGTAAAGGCTACGTCTATAATCCAGAGTTTAAGGAAAACATTGACAAATTTGGAACTGGCACTGCCCAATACACATCAGATGTGATAGCTCATTATGTCCAAACTCAGACAAAATAA
- a CDS encoding sodium-dependent transporter, translated as MSEKSQWGSKLGFILASAGSAIGLGAVWKFPYMTAANGGGGFLLVFLISTILIGFPLLLAEFALGRSAGVSGIKTFGKLGKNSKYNFIGWIGAFALFILLSFYSVIGGWILVYLGIEFGKLFQLGGTGDYAQLFTSIISNPAIALGAQVAFILLNIFIVSRGVQKGIERASKVMMPLLFIIFVVIIGRSLSLPNAMEGVLYFLKPDFSKLTSAGLLYALGQSFFALSLGVTAMLTYASYLDKKTNLVQSGISIVAMNISVSIMAGLAIFPAMSAFNIQSEGGPSLLFIVLPQLFDKMPFGTIFYILFLLLFLFATVTSSVVMLEINVGNITNQDNSKRAKWSVILGILTFVFGIPSALSYGVMADVHIFGKTFFDAMDSLVSNLLMPFGALCLSLFTGYIFKKTLAMEELHLDERAWKQGLFQVWLVLLRFIIPIIIIVVFIAQFM; from the coding sequence ATGTCTGAAAAATCGCAATGGGGTTCTAAACTGGGCTTTATTCTGGCATCTGCTGGTTCAGCCATCGGACTTGGTGCCGTTTGGAAATTCCCCTACATGACTGCTGCTAATGGAGGTGGAGGATTTTTACTGGTCTTTCTCATTTCCACTATTTTAATTGGTTTCCCCCTTTTGCTAGCTGAATTTGCCCTCGGCCGAAGCGCTGGGGTCTCTGGGATTAAAACCTTTGGAAAACTGGGCAAGAATAGCAAGTACAACTTCATCGGTTGGATTGGTGCCTTTGCCCTCTTTATCCTCTTATCTTTCTACAGTGTTATTGGAGGATGGATTCTGGTTTATCTGGGTATTGAGTTTGGGAAATTGTTCCAGCTTGGTGGAACGGGTGATTACGCTCAGTTATTTACTTCAATCATTTCTAATCCAGCCATTGCCCTAGGCGCACAAGTTGCCTTTATCCTGTTGAATATCTTTATTGTATCACGTGGGGTTCAAAAAGGGATTGAAAGAGCTTCGAAAGTCATGATGCCCCTGCTCTTTATCATCTTTGTTGTCATCATCGGGCGCTCTCTCAGCTTGCCAAATGCCATGGAAGGGGTTCTTTACTTCCTCAAACCAGACTTTTCAAAACTGACCAGTGCTGGTCTCCTCTATGCTCTGGGACAATCTTTCTTTGCCCTCTCACTAGGAGTTACAGCCATGCTGACCTATGCTTCTTACTTGGACAAGAAAACCAATCTGGTCCAATCAGGGATTTCCATTGTAGCCATGAATATCTCAGTATCCATCATGGCAGGTCTTGCCATTTTCCCAGCCATGTCAGCCTTCAATATCCAGTCTGAAGGGGGACCGAGCTTGCTCTTTATCGTCTTGCCTCAACTCTTTGACAAGATGCCCTTTGGAACCATTTTCTACATCCTCTTCCTCCTGCTCTTCCTCTTTGCGACGGTCACTTCTTCGGTCGTGATGCTGGAAATCAATGTGGGCAATATCACCAATCAGGATAACAGCAAGCGTGCTAAGTGGAGTGTGATTTTAGGAATCTTGACCTTTGTCTTTGGTATTCCTTCAGCACTTTCTTACGGTGTCATGGCGGATGTTCACATTTTTGGGAAGACCTTCTTTGATGCTATGGATTCCTTGGTTTCTAATCTTCTTATGCCATTTGGAGCTCTCTGCCTTTCACTCTTTACTGGCTACATCTTTAAGAAGACACTTGCTATGGAGGAACTCCATCTCGATGAAAGAGCATGGAAACAGGGACTGTTCCAAGTCTGGCTCGTCCTTCTTCGTTTCATCATTCCAATCATCATCATCGTGGTCTTTATCGCCCAATTTATGTAA
- the manA gene encoding mannose-6-phosphate isomerase, class I: protein MSEPLFLQSVMQEKIWGGTKLRDEFGYDIPSEKIGEYWAISAHPNGVSKVANGRYEGTDLATLYAEHRELFGNRPEPVFPLLTKILDANDWLSVQVHPDDAYGLEHEGELGKTECWYIIAADEGSEIIYGHNAKSKEELRQQIEDKNWDALLTKVPVKAGDFFYVPSGTMHAIGAGILILETQQSSDTTYRVYDFDRKDDKGNLRELHLEKSIDVLNIGEPANSRPVTVKADDLRSTLLVSNDFFAVYKWEITGKVDFEKTADYSLFSILAGQGQLTVDGKNYQIQKGSHFILPSDVEAWTLEGQGLELIVSHP, encoded by the coding sequence ATGTCAGAACCATTATTTTTACAATCAGTTATGCAAGAAAAAATCTGGGGTGGTACCAAGCTACGTGATGAGTTTGGATACGACATCCCAAGTGAAAAAATCGGAGAATATTGGGCCATCTCAGCCCATCCAAATGGTGTTTCAAAGGTGGCAAATGGTCGTTACGAGGGAACAGACCTAGCTACTTTATATGCAGAGCACCGTGAATTGTTTGGCAACCGTCCAGAACCTGTATTTCCGCTTTTGACTAAGATTCTGGATGCTAACGACTGGCTCAGCGTCCAAGTCCATCCAGACGATGCCTATGGACTAGAGCATGAAGGCGAACTCGGAAAAACAGAATGCTGGTACATCATAGCTGCGGATGAAGGCTCAGAGATTATCTACGGTCACAATGCCAAGTCAAAAGAGGAACTCCGTCAGCAAATTGAGGACAAGAATTGGGATGCTTTGTTGACAAAAGTACCAGTTAAAGCTGGAGATTTCTTCTATGTACCAAGCGGCACCATGCATGCTATCGGTGCAGGCATCTTGATTCTTGAAACCCAGCAGTCTAGCGATACCACTTATCGTGTCTATGACTTTGACCGTAAGGATGATAAGGGTAACTTGCGTGAACTTCACCTTGAAAAATCCATTGATGTCTTGAACATCGGCGAGCCTGCAAATAGCCGTCCTGTAACTGTTAAAGCAGATGATTTACGTTCAACTCTCCTTGTATCCAATGATTTCTTTGCAGTTTACAAGTGGGAAATCACTGGAAAAGTTGATTTTGAGAAGACAGCTGATTACAGCTTGTTTAGTATCTTAGCTGGTCAAGGTCAACTGACTGTTGACGGAAAAAACTATCAAATCCAAAAAGGCAGCCACTTTATCCTACCAAGTGATGTTGAAGCTTGGACTCTGGAAGGGCAAGGTTTGGAATTAATTGTTAGCCATCCATAA
- a CDS encoding SemiSWEET family transporter → MSEKQMKVLGWVATFMSVMMYVSYFPQIMNNLAAQKGNFIQPLVAAINCSLWVYYGLFKKERDIPLAAANAPGIVFGLVTAITALI, encoded by the coding sequence ATGTCCGAAAAACAAATGAAAGTTTTGGGTTGGGTAGCGACCTTCATGTCTGTTATGATGTATGTGTCTTACTTCCCACAAATTATGAACAATCTGGCTGCTCAAAAAGGAAATTTCATCCAGCCCTTGGTTGCTGCCATCAACTGTAGTCTCTGGGTTTACTACGGTCTTTTCAAGAAAGAAAGAGATATTCCACTTGCTGCTGCCAATGCTCCAGGTATCGTTTTTGGCCTTGTGACGGCTATTACAGCTTTGATTTAA
- a CDS encoding ATP-binding cassette domain-containing protein, protein MNKIFHYLDKKTKFYTIIGALANGGLALAQPLVVSQALSLNQGELTYYKIIQFAVFGFTVYFVLYSLMLFCNHTHNVFRREIQMNMRADLFDKLMINKDFNEDEKITMLTQDMEYLGDNYLEKYVNIICWSFVALLTAIYIISQNLLLGSIFVFFTILRPIPQFLMNKRLKHTGDDMAQGRVEVHNQVSDSIRGAHTLLMNQAISENQNRFWKINRNYQLAIQKFCFTHNIIFFCNGFMVFLSQVLPLVLGFYFAMAGQKVSVASLVAMYIAAGQLVSPIQTIMYDAVDIQGAKTTADKIFGVLEIGDVKQIDKKDAQELNALHIKNLSKSYGDRQLFTHLNLDVQAGQKVLIKGPSGCGKSTLFRLITGEEIADEGEIIGVTTVNECTSSFVSSIGIISQHPFLFNDTVRYNLTLGQEFSEEELLAVLKQVKLDFELTGGMDFIIKNNGENISGGQRVRIELARFLLRRKNLLLADEVTAALDKENAFMVHELLFSLPVMMLEIAHHIDNESRYQQVVDLGKY, encoded by the coding sequence ATGAATAAAATATTTCACTATCTGGATAAGAAAACGAAGTTTTATACTATCATCGGTGCACTGGCAAATGGAGGTTTGGCTCTTGCTCAACCCTTAGTCGTATCACAAGCCTTGTCCTTAAATCAAGGAGAGCTGACTTATTATAAAATCATACAGTTTGCTGTTTTTGGATTTACAGTATACTTCGTCTTGTATAGCTTAATGCTCTTTTGTAATCATACACATAATGTTTTTAGACGTGAAATTCAAATGAATATGAGGGCAGATTTATTTGACAAGCTGATGATAAATAAAGATTTTAATGAAGATGAAAAAATCACCATGCTCACACAAGATATGGAGTATTTGGGGGATAATTACTTAGAAAAATACGTTAATATCATTTGCTGGAGCTTTGTAGCATTACTAACAGCGATTTATATTATTTCGCAAAATTTGTTACTAGGTAGTATTTTTGTCTTTTTCACTATTTTACGTCCTATTCCTCAGTTCTTGATGAATAAAAGACTCAAACACACTGGTGATGACATGGCGCAAGGCAGAGTAGAAGTGCATAATCAAGTATCTGATAGTATCCGAGGGGCACATACTCTACTCATGAACCAAGCAATTTCTGAAAATCAGAACAGATTTTGGAAGATTAATCGAAATTATCAACTAGCCATTCAAAAATTTTGCTTTACCCATAATATAATTTTCTTTTGCAACGGTTTCATGGTCTTTTTAAGCCAAGTTTTACCACTTGTTTTAGGTTTTTACTTTGCTATGGCTGGGCAGAAAGTGTCAGTGGCAAGTCTTGTTGCTATGTATATCGCAGCAGGTCAGCTAGTGAGCCCTATTCAGACTATTATGTATGATGCTGTAGATATACAAGGGGCAAAAACGACAGCAGATAAGATTTTTGGAGTATTAGAAATTGGAGATGTAAAACAGATAGATAAAAAAGATGCGCAAGAATTGAATGCTCTGCACATTAAAAATTTAAGTAAATCCTATGGTGACAGACAACTTTTTACTCATCTAAATTTGGATGTTCAAGCAGGTCAGAAAGTTTTAATCAAAGGACCGAGTGGTTGTGGTAAATCAACCTTGTTTCGACTCATTACTGGAGAAGAAATAGCAGATGAGGGAGAAATTATCGGTGTGACAACTGTTAATGAATGTACATCAAGTTTTGTATCCAGTATAGGAATTATTAGCCAACACCCATTTCTCTTTAACGATACAGTGCGTTATAATTTGACCTTAGGACAAGAATTTTCTGAGGAAGAGTTGCTTGCTGTTTTGAAACAAGTCAAACTAGATTTTGAATTGACGGGTGGGATGGATTTTATTATCAAAAATAACGGGGAGAATATTTCTGGGGGACAAAGAGTAAGAATTGAATTGGCACGTTTTCTTCTTCGTAGAAAAAATCTGTTATTGGCTGATGAAGTGACCGCAGCCCTAGACAAAGAAAACGCCTTCATGGTACATGAATTACTGTTTTCTCTTCCTGTTATGATGTTAGAAATTGCCCATCATATTGATAATGAAAGTAGATATCAACAAGTTGTAGATTTAGGAAAATATTGA
- a CDS encoding VOC family protein — protein sequence MNLNQLDIIVSDVPQVCADLERILDKKSDYVDDSFAQFTIGSHCLMLSQNHLIPLEDFQSGIILHIEVEDVDQNYQRLKELGIQVLNGPCETDWGTESLLVKGPVGLVIDFYRMK from the coding sequence ATGAATTTAAATCAATTAGATATTATCGTTTCAGATGTTCCCCAAGTCTGTGCTGACTTGGAGCGTATTTTGGATAAAAAGTCCGATTATGTTGATGACAGTTTTGCTCAGTTTACGATTGGCAGTCACTGTCTGATGTTGTCCCAAAATCATTTGATTCCTTTGGAAGATTTTCAGTCAGGAATCATTCTTCATATCGAGGTTGAGGATGTAGACCAGAATTACCAACGGTTGAAAGAGCTTGGTATACAGGTTTTAAACGGTCCTTGTGAAACGGATTGGGGAACAGAGTCCTTATTAGTTAAAGGTCCTGTTGGTCTAGTGATTGATTTTTATCGTATGAAATAG